A stretch of the Serratia marcescens genome encodes the following:
- a CDS encoding sigma-70 family RNA polymerase sigma factor, translating into MARKEAAAANGFAQQLYLEHHSWLCHWLRQKVGCAHHAEDLAQDTFISILLSPQLLAIRQPRPFLATVARRLVANYYRRKTIEESYLQALSELPTIEAPSPEVRQQTLEMLEQLDQALDGLPAHVREAFLLAHLQGMRYCDIAERLRVSTSSVKQYLQRANLHCFFALAA; encoded by the coding sequence ATGGCAAGGAAAGAGGCCGCGGCAGCCAACGGGTTTGCTCAACAGCTTTACCTTGAGCATCACAGTTGGCTATGCCATTGGCTGAGACAGAAGGTCGGGTGCGCGCATCACGCCGAAGACCTGGCGCAGGATACGTTCATCAGTATTTTACTGAGCCCGCAGTTGCTTGCCATTCGGCAACCACGCCCCTTCCTGGCGACCGTGGCGCGCCGGCTGGTGGCGAATTATTACCGGCGTAAAACAATCGAAGAGAGCTATCTGCAGGCCTTGAGCGAGCTGCCGACGATCGAGGCGCCCTCGCCGGAAGTCCGTCAACAAACCCTCGAAATGCTCGAACAGTTGGATCAGGCGTTGGACGGATTGCCGGCGCACGTCCGCGAGGCTTTCCTGTTGGCGCACCTGCAGGGCATGCGTTATTGCGACATCGCTGAACGTTTGCGGGTGTCGACCAGCTCGGTGAAACAATATCTGCAGCGCGCCAATTTGCACTGTTTCTTTGCATTGGCGGCGTAA
- a CDS encoding TonB-dependent receptor yields the protein MAIKNKNGAGRTFTSAKRITGKRVAIGIGCALSGMLTSAMAAPGASAPPSAVEQPAILSFAIPAGDLAPALQTAAAKAAVIVIFTPEQTRGKSTAGLQGHYRLTDAFDTLLAGSGLRAQQTAQGYRLVDAGPVQPLTIPELSVVGGLSDSVAAGRSVLDKEDIERVQADNIASLLDRLPGVGMAGSPRPGGQSLNIWGMGDMEDVKVVLDGAPKGFEKYRQGSVFIEPELLKKVEVDKGPHNLLNGNGGFGGTITLETKDAGDMLLPGEDFGGLLKYSYHTNDRQGIYSGALYGRTPEGFADGLIYMSKRDGGNLKRPDGTRFAYSANDQASYLLKTNIYLSEAQTLTLSAMRSDSDGWQPFAAKRDDIAAPSQADIDKYGREEAWRRILVYRDQTDTNYSVKWNLAPEAQPLLNLTLSYAYSKTEQHDKRPDSASKFSYLGTLGNESWVNYTDRQFDVSNESRFASGPLEHKLLLGARWHKHQRDTLMYYPSQVKNASYNYGYFQPYYMPAGEQETRSVYLQDAVSFGSLTVTPGVRYDHVTNTGQPNRAPRYNDSDPLVGHDYSSVTYTGWSPHLGVMWKATSNLSLFADVSRTWRAPVIDEQYEVQYAASSVPGTSRGLQVERMTGVRLGAVLDFNDVLMARDSLQIRTTLFRNRGKDEIFYRRGVVCDAARHGGQCGQPLSNYRNLPGYTIEGVELESFYDSESLFGSLSFSSIRGKRDASPRDPWGNETWIAEIPPVTAHAMLGMKVPQWDMAFGWTGDFVRKQDRSPADGDPMAVVWALPKTSGYALHGLFASWQPSGLQGFEARVAVDNLFNRDYYPYLGESVSGVGRNIKFSVSQRF from the coding sequence ATGGCCATAAAAAACAAGAACGGCGCAGGGCGTACGTTCACATCAGCCAAACGCATTACCGGGAAACGCGTAGCTATCGGGATAGGATGCGCACTATCGGGCATGCTCACCTCCGCGATGGCAGCACCCGGTGCGTCGGCACCACCCTCGGCGGTCGAACAGCCCGCTATCCTTTCCTTCGCCATTCCCGCCGGTGATCTGGCGCCCGCCTTGCAGACGGCGGCCGCTAAGGCCGCCGTGATAGTGATTTTCACGCCCGAACAGACGCGTGGAAAAAGCACCGCGGGCCTGCAGGGACATTATCGTCTCACCGACGCGTTCGATACGCTGTTGGCGGGCAGCGGATTGCGCGCTCAGCAAACTGCGCAGGGATATCGGTTGGTCGACGCCGGGCCGGTTCAGCCGTTGACGATACCGGAACTGTCGGTGGTCGGCGGTTTGTCCGACAGCGTCGCCGCCGGCCGTTCGGTGCTGGATAAAGAAGACATCGAACGCGTACAGGCCGATAACATCGCCAGCCTGCTCGATCGTCTGCCCGGGGTAGGGATGGCGGGATCGCCGCGCCCGGGGGGCCAAAGCCTGAATATCTGGGGCATGGGCGACATGGAAGATGTGAAGGTGGTGCTGGACGGCGCGCCGAAGGGATTTGAGAAATATCGGCAGGGTTCGGTATTCATTGAACCCGAATTGCTGAAAAAGGTTGAGGTCGATAAGGGGCCGCACAATCTGTTGAACGGCAATGGCGGCTTTGGCGGGACCATTACGCTGGAGACCAAAGATGCCGGGGATATGCTGCTGCCGGGCGAAGATTTTGGCGGCTTGCTGAAGTACAGCTACCACACCAACGATCGCCAGGGCATTTACAGCGGTGCGTTGTACGGCCGTACGCCGGAAGGATTCGCCGACGGTTTGATCTACATGAGCAAGCGTGACGGCGGTAATCTGAAGCGACCTGACGGCACGCGCTTTGCCTATTCCGCCAACGATCAGGCTTCCTACCTGTTAAAAACCAATATTTATCTGAGCGAGGCGCAAACCCTGACGCTGTCGGCGATGCGTTCGGACTCCGATGGCTGGCAGCCTTTTGCCGCCAAGCGGGACGATATCGCTGCGCCCAGCCAGGCGGATATCGATAAATATGGCCGGGAAGAAGCGTGGCGCCGCATTCTGGTGTATCGCGACCAGACGGACACTAATTACTCGGTGAAATGGAATCTGGCGCCGGAAGCGCAGCCGTTGCTGAATCTGACGCTGTCTTATGCCTATTCGAAGACAGAGCAGCATGACAAGCGGCCGGATTCCGCGTCAAAGTTCAGCTATCTCGGTACGCTGGGCAATGAAAGCTGGGTGAACTATACCGATCGGCAGTTTGACGTCAGCAATGAAAGCCGTTTCGCCAGCGGGCCGCTGGAGCACAAGCTGTTGCTCGGCGCGCGTTGGCATAAACATCAGCGCGATACCCTGATGTATTACCCCTCGCAGGTGAAAAACGCCAGTTACAACTACGGCTATTTCCAACCGTATTATATGCCGGCGGGCGAACAGGAAACCCGCAGCGTTTATCTGCAGGATGCGGTCAGCTTCGGCAGCCTGACCGTGACGCCGGGCGTGCGTTACGATCATGTGACCAATACCGGGCAACCGAACCGGGCGCCGCGCTATAACGACAGCGATCCGCTTGTGGGCCATGATTACAGCAGCGTGACCTATACCGGCTGGTCGCCGCATTTGGGCGTGATGTGGAAAGCGACGTCGAATCTGTCCCTGTTTGCCGACGTTAGCCGCACCTGGCGCGCCCCGGTGATCGACGAACAGTACGAAGTGCAATACGCCGCTTCCAGCGTGCCCGGCACCAGCCGCGGCCTGCAGGTGGAACGCATGACGGGCGTTCGTCTCGGCGCGGTGCTGGACTTCAACGATGTGTTGATGGCGCGAGACAGTCTGCAGATCCGCACTACGCTGTTCCGCAATCGCGGCAAGGACGAGATTTTCTATCGTCGCGGCGTAGTGTGCGACGCCGCACGGCACGGGGGCCAATGTGGGCAACCGTTGTCGAACTATCGCAATTTGCCGGGTTATACCATTGAGGGCGTGGAGCTCGAATCGTTTTATGACAGCGAAAGCCTGTTCGGCAGCCTGTCGTTCTCCTCGATTCGCGGCAAACGCGACGCTTCACCGCGCGATCCGTGGGGCAACGAAACCTGGATTGCCGAAATTCCACCCGTTACGGCACACGCGATGCTGGGCATGAAAGTGCCGCAGTGGGACATGGCCTTCGGCTGGACCGGCGATTTCGTGCGTAAACAGGATCGTTCACCGGCCGACGGCGATCCGATGGCCGTTGTCTGGGCGCTGCCGAAAACGTCGGGTTATGCATTGCACGGCCTGTTCGCCTCGTGGCAACCCAGCGGTTTGCAGGGCTTCGAAGCTCGCGTCGCGGTGGACAACCTGTTCAACCGCGATTATTACCCTTACCTGGGCGAATCGGTGTCCGGCGTAGGGCGCAACATCAAGTTTAGCGTTAGTCAACGTTTCTGA
- the umuD gene encoding translesion error-prone DNA polymerase V autoproteolytic subunit, producing the protein MIMLSNSRLYAFSPGEPLTLPLFADRVACGFPSPAQDYVESRLDIGKLLVRHPNATYFVRASGESMIDGNIQDGDLLIVDSALTPEHGNIVIAAVDGEFTVKKLQRHPDVRLLPMNPAYAPIVFDDEAQLEIFGVVTFIVYAAR; encoded by the coding sequence ATGATTATGCTGAGCAATTCAAGGTTGTATGCTTTTTCACCAGGTGAACCCCTGACGTTACCGCTGTTTGCCGATCGCGTGGCCTGCGGCTTTCCTTCCCCGGCGCAGGACTATGTCGAGAGCAGGCTGGACATCGGCAAGCTGCTGGTGCGGCACCCCAACGCCACCTATTTCGTGCGCGCCAGCGGCGAATCGATGATCGACGGCAATATCCAGGACGGCGATCTGCTGATCGTCGACAGCGCCCTGACGCCGGAGCACGGCAATATCGTGATCGCCGCGGTGGACGGCGAATTCACCGTCAAAAAACTGCAGCGCCACCCCGACGTGCGGCTGTTGCCGATGAATCCCGCCTACGCGCCGATCGTGTTCGACGACGAGGCGCAGCTGGAGATTTTCGGCGTGGTGACCTTTATCGTCTACGCGGCGCGGTGA
- the fdhD gene encoding formate dehydrogenase accessory sulfurtransferase FdhD, with the protein MNKHLLLAETDDIKQECLSRHAVWQRNDLAQAQQDWLAEEVPVALVYNGISHVVMMATPKDLAAFAIGFSLSEGIIASPDDIYDIRQQPACNGIEVHVELSSRRFMQLKEKRRSLAGRTGCGVCGVEQLQEVAQPIAPLPFTQRFDLALLDRALAQLQEVQTVGKLTGCTHAAAWIQPDGALSGGCEDVGRHVALDKLLGYRSQQAWSQGAALVSSRASYEMVQKSAMCGVEILFAVSAATRLAVEVAERSNLTLVGFSKPGRATVYTHPQRLWPSTTAA; encoded by the coding sequence ATGAATAAGCACCTACTCCTCGCAGAAACCGACGATATCAAACAGGAATGCCTGTCGCGCCACGCGGTCTGGCAGCGCAACGATCTGGCTCAGGCGCAGCAGGATTGGCTGGCGGAAGAAGTGCCGGTCGCCCTGGTGTACAACGGCATTTCCCACGTGGTGATGATGGCGACGCCGAAAGATCTGGCGGCCTTCGCCATCGGTTTTTCGCTGTCCGAAGGCATCATCGCCTCCCCCGACGATATCTACGATATCCGTCAACAGCCGGCCTGCAACGGCATTGAAGTGCATGTGGAACTCTCGAGCCGCCGCTTTATGCAGCTGAAAGAGAAGCGCCGCAGCCTGGCCGGCCGCACCGGCTGCGGCGTCTGCGGGGTGGAGCAGCTGCAGGAGGTCGCCCAACCCATCGCGCCGCTGCCCTTCACGCAACGCTTCGATTTGGCCCTGCTCGACCGAGCGTTGGCGCAGCTGCAGGAGGTGCAAACGGTGGGGAAATTGACCGGCTGCACCCACGCGGCGGCCTGGATCCAGCCGGACGGCGCGCTCAGCGGCGGATGTGAAGACGTTGGGCGCCACGTGGCGCTCGACAAACTGCTGGGTTACCGCAGCCAACAGGCCTGGTCACAAGGGGCAGCGCTGGTGTCGAGCCGCGCCAGCTATGAAATGGTGCAAAAATCCGCCATGTGTGGCGTCGAGATCCTGTTCGCCGTTTCCGCCGCCACCCGCCTGGCGGTGGAAGTAGCCGAACGCAGCAACCTGACGCTGGTGGGCTTCAGCAAGCCGGGGCGCGCCACCGTCTATACGCACCCGCAGCGGCTCTGGCCATCGACGACGGCGGCCTAA
- a CDS encoding bestrophin family protein, whose protein sequence is MIIRPNQNWFFRLFAWHGSVLSKITFRLSLNVLMSIVAVISYQWYEQLGVHLTIAPFSLLGIAIAIFLGFRNNAGYSRFVEARNLWGSLLITERSLLRQIKSLLPDEPAVHQKVAKLLIAFSWSLKHQLRATDPTADLYHNLSSKELAEVIASPMPTNRILLMLGQEIGKLRRRGLLSDITFELLDNKLSELSHALGGCERLASTPVPFAYTLILQRTVYLFCSLLPFALVTDLHYMTPFVSVFISYTFLSWDSLAEELEDPFGVSANHLPLNAMCNTIERNLLEMNDQSPLPPPMKPDEHFNLI, encoded by the coding sequence ATGATCATTCGCCCGAATCAGAACTGGTTTTTTCGCCTGTTCGCCTGGCACGGTTCCGTGCTGTCAAAGATCACCTTTCGCCTGTCGCTGAACGTGCTGATGTCGATAGTGGCGGTGATCAGCTATCAATGGTACGAACAGCTCGGCGTGCATTTAACCATCGCGCCGTTCAGCCTGCTGGGTATCGCCATCGCCATTTTTCTCGGCTTTCGCAATAACGCCGGCTACAGCCGCTTTGTCGAAGCGCGCAACCTGTGGGGCTCGCTGCTGATTACCGAGCGCTCCCTGCTGCGTCAGATCAAAAGCCTGCTGCCGGACGAACCGGCGGTGCATCAGAAGGTCGCCAAGCTGCTGATCGCCTTCAGCTGGAGCCTGAAGCATCAGCTGCGCGCCACCGACCCGACCGCCGATCTGTACCACAATCTCAGCAGTAAAGAGCTGGCGGAGGTGATCGCCAGCCCGATGCCGACCAACCGCATCCTGCTGATGTTGGGCCAGGAGATCGGCAAGCTGCGCCGACGGGGGCTGTTGAGCGACATCACCTTCGAGCTGCTCGACAACAAGCTGAGCGAGCTGTCCCACGCCCTCGGCGGCTGCGAACGGCTCGCCAGCACGCCGGTGCCGTTCGCCTATACCCTGATCCTGCAGCGCACCGTTTACCTGTTCTGCAGCCTGCTGCCTTTTGCCCTGGTGACCGATCTGCATTACATGACACCGTTTGTTTCGGTGTTCATTTCCTATACCTTCTTATCCTGGGACTCGCTGGCCGAAGAGCTGGAAGATCCATTCGGCGTGTCGGCCAACCATCTGCCGTTAAACGCCATGTGCAACACCATCGAGCGCAACCTGCTGGAAATGAACGACCAAAGCCCGCTGCCGCCGCCGATGAAACCCGACGAGCACTTTAATTTGATCTGA
- a CDS encoding Dyp-type peroxidase — MNANNNPPQAVFTPVTRHAIFIVATLSPVPAHLAAVRAWCGDIAAVVRSVGKRAPAGNLTCVCGFGSEAWDTLFGAPRPRQLHPFSPIGSGERVAVATPGDILLHIRADEMDLCFELASQLVGKLGDAVTVVEEVHGFRYFDQRAMIGFVDGTENPEGHEAYDYTVIGDEDAAFSGGSYVLVQKYLHDMQGWNSLSVETQEKIIGRHKQSNIELDEAVKPSSSHSSLTTITDEQGNEVKILRDNMPFGRPGLREFGTYFIGYARSPQPIEQMLENMFIGRPAGNYDRLLDFSHAVSGTLFFVPSAPLLEALADRSGAELH, encoded by the coding sequence ATGAATGCAAATAACAATCCGCCGCAAGCCGTATTCACGCCGGTGACGCGCCATGCCATCTTCATCGTCGCCACCCTGTCGCCCGTTCCCGCCCATCTGGCGGCGGTGCGCGCCTGGTGCGGCGACATCGCCGCCGTGGTACGTTCGGTCGGCAAACGCGCGCCGGCGGGCAACCTCACCTGCGTCTGCGGCTTCGGCTCCGAAGCCTGGGATACGCTGTTTGGCGCGCCGCGCCCTCGCCAGTTGCATCCGTTCAGCCCGATCGGCAGCGGGGAACGCGTCGCCGTCGCCACGCCCGGCGACATCCTGCTGCATATCCGCGCTGATGAAATGGATCTGTGTTTCGAACTGGCCTCGCAGCTGGTCGGCAAGCTCGGCGACGCCGTGACGGTGGTCGAAGAGGTACACGGCTTCCGTTACTTCGATCAGCGCGCCATGATTGGCTTCGTCGACGGCACGGAGAATCCGGAGGGACACGAAGCCTACGACTATACGGTTATCGGCGACGAAGACGCGGCGTTCAGCGGCGGCAGCTATGTGCTGGTGCAAAAATACCTGCACGATATGCAGGGCTGGAATTCGCTCAGCGTGGAAACGCAGGAGAAGATCATCGGCCGCCATAAGCAGTCCAACATCGAGCTGGATGAAGCGGTCAAACCGTCGTCATCGCACAGTTCGCTGACCACCATCACCGACGAGCAAGGCAACGAGGTGAAAATTCTGCGCGACAACATGCCGTTCGGTCGCCCCGGCCTGCGCGAATTCGGCACCTACTTTATCGGCTATGCGCGCTCCCCGCAGCCGATCGAGCAGATGCTGGAAAACATGTTCATCGGCCGCCCGGCCGGCAACTACGATCGGCTGCTCGATTTCAGCCACGCGGTGAGCGGCACCCTGTTCTTCGTGCCTTCCGCCCCGCTGCTGGAAGCGCTGGCCGATCGCAGCGGCGCCGAACTGCACTGA
- the arsC gene encoding glutaredoxin-dependent arsenate reductase encodes MSSIKIYHNPACGTSRNTLALIRNSGAEPEVILYLETPPSRERLVALLAEMGMTPRALLRKNVEPYAELKLDETGWNDEQLIDFMLQQPILINRPIVVTPLGTRLCRPSEAVLDILPDPQRGAFSKEDGEPVIDAQGRRITKG; translated from the coding sequence ATGAGCAGTATCAAGATTTATCACAACCCGGCTTGCGGCACGTCGCGCAACACGTTGGCGCTGATCCGCAACAGCGGCGCTGAGCCTGAGGTGATTTTGTATCTGGAAACGCCTCCCAGCCGCGAACGGTTGGTTGCGCTACTGGCCGAGATGGGCATGACACCGCGCGCGCTGCTGCGTAAAAACGTCGAGCCTTACGCCGAGTTGAAACTGGACGAGACCGGTTGGAACGATGAGCAACTGATCGACTTCATGCTGCAACAGCCGATCCTGATCAATCGACCCATTGTGGTGACACCGCTCGGCACGCGTCTGTGCCGGCCATCGGAGGCGGTGTTGGATATTCTGCCGGATCCGCAGCGCGGGGCCTTCAGCAAAGAGGATGGGGAGCCGGTGATCGATGCGCAGGGCCGCAGGATAACCAAAGGCTGA
- a CDS encoding arsenic transporter → MIVAGAIFILTLALVIWQPRGLGIGWSAAFGAGLALLSGVVHVGDIPVVWQIVWNATATFIAVIIISLLLDESGFFAWTALHVARWGNGKGRWLFTYMLLLGAVVAALFANDGAALILTPIVIAMLSALGFRPAAVLAFVMAAGFIADTASLPLVVSNLVNIVSADFFRLGFTEYAAVMVPVNLAAVAATLVMLHLFFRKDIPRRYALTRLPIPQEAIRDRATFRTGWAVLALLLIGFFALEPLGVPVSLVAACGALILLAVAKRGRTINTGKVLRGAPWQIVIFSLGMYLVVYGLRNAGLTELLSGVLDVLARQGLWTATLGTGFLSAFLSSVMNNMPTVLVGALSIDGSSAEGVIKQAMIYANVIGSDLGPKITPIGSLATLLWLHVLARKNIVITWGYYFRVGLVMTLPILFVTLAALALRLSVLP, encoded by the coding sequence ATGATAGTGGCAGGGGCGATCTTTATTCTGACGTTGGCCTTGGTGATCTGGCAACCGAGAGGGCTGGGCATCGGCTGGAGCGCAGCGTTCGGCGCGGGATTGGCATTACTGAGCGGCGTGGTGCACGTCGGCGATATTCCCGTGGTGTGGCAGATAGTCTGGAATGCGACTGCAACCTTTATCGCCGTCATCATCATCAGCCTGCTGCTGGATGAGAGCGGCTTCTTTGCCTGGACCGCCTTGCACGTCGCGCGCTGGGGCAACGGCAAAGGCCGATGGCTGTTTACCTACATGCTGCTGCTGGGGGCCGTGGTGGCGGCGCTGTTCGCGAACGACGGCGCCGCGTTAATCCTTACGCCGATCGTGATCGCCATGCTGTCGGCGCTCGGCTTTCGCCCTGCGGCGGTGCTGGCTTTCGTCATGGCGGCGGGCTTTATCGCCGATACCGCCAGCCTGCCGCTGGTGGTGTCCAATCTGGTGAATATCGTTTCGGCGGATTTCTTCCGGCTGGGCTTTACGGAGTATGCGGCGGTGATGGTGCCGGTCAACCTTGCCGCTGTGGCGGCGACCCTGGTGATGTTGCATCTGTTCTTTCGCAAGGATATTCCGCGGCGCTACGCGTTGACGCGTTTACCCATACCCCAAGAAGCGATTCGCGATCGTGCGACTTTCCGAACCGGCTGGGCGGTATTGGCACTGTTGCTGATTGGCTTCTTCGCCCTGGAGCCGCTCGGTGTGCCGGTAAGTTTGGTCGCTGCTTGCGGCGCGCTGATTCTGTTGGCGGTGGCGAAACGTGGACGGACGATCAATACCGGTAAAGTGCTGCGCGGGGCACCCTGGCAGATCGTGATTTTCTCGCTGGGCATGTATCTGGTGGTCTACGGGCTGCGCAACGCCGGCTTGACCGAACTGCTTTCAGGCGTGTTGGACGTGCTGGCGCGGCAGGGGCTATGGACGGCGACGCTCGGCACCGGCTTCCTGAGCGCGTTTCTCTCTTCCGTCATGAATAACATGCCAACGGTGCTGGTGGGGGCGTTGTCAATCGACGGCAGCAGTGCGGAAGGCGTCATCAAGCAGGCGATGATTTACGCCAACGTCATCGGCAGCGATCTCGGCCCCAAAATCACCCCGATCGGCAGCCTGGCCACGTTGCTGTGGCTGCATGTGTTGGCAAGGAAGAACATCGTCATTACCTGGGGCTATTATTTCCGCGTGGGGCTGGTGATGACGCTGCCGATCCTGTTCGTCACCCTGGCCGCGCTGGCGCTGCGGCTGTCCGTTTTACCCTAA
- a CDS encoding metalloregulator ArsR/SmtB family transcription factor codes for MTSLTPLKLFKNLSDETRLTLVLLLRHAGELCVCELSGALALPQPKISRHLAMLRESGLLLDRRDGKWIHYRLSPHMPAWTAGIIEQAYQCRPEQMMALAQRVARGCP; via the coding sequence ATGACGTCATTGACGCCGCTGAAGTTGTTTAAAAACCTGTCGGACGAGACGCGTCTGACGCTGGTGCTGTTGCTGCGACACGCCGGCGAGCTGTGCGTGTGCGAGTTGTCGGGCGCATTGGCGCTGCCGCAACCCAAAATTTCAAGGCATCTGGCGATGTTGCGTGAAAGCGGGCTATTGCTCGATCGGCGCGATGGCAAGTGGATACATTATCGCCTGTCACCGCATATGCCTGCCTGGACGGCGGGGATTATTGAGCAGGCTTATCAGTGCCGGCCAGAACAGATGATGGCGTTGGCGCAACGCGTAGCGAGAGGCTGCCCGTAA
- a CDS encoding YbdK family carboxylate-amine ligase, which produces MPLTFKRSQRLSIGTEIELQLVDDEHYDLTDRADRVISAVGDRRRVKHELTKSMVELNSSVHRDLGELHAELRALTHTVRRSAQHLGCDVCGGGRHLSNDWRKQVISDSARYRQLASRFGYLSKLACVFGQHIHLGVNDGDEAMYLCHALTPYFPQLIALSASSPLYQGVDTHFASSRFSAQNSFPNYGCLEHIYSWREFNAYYERLNAAGVIESVKDIYWDARPKPELGTVEIRICDTPLRLAHAVLLVGYCRLLADFLLQHRSPIAPEYDAFTHYNKINAYRSGFAAEYVDPATLRRSSLTAHILHTLEALSGFAERQEDRAVLQAVERHVRQGISDSEHIRQMLHNGLPQAQVIKRLCDELLQPAS; this is translated from the coding sequence ATGCCGCTCACATTCAAACGTTCGCAAAGGCTCTCCATCGGCACTGAAATAGAGCTGCAGCTGGTCGATGACGAGCACTACGATCTTACGGATCGGGCCGATCGGGTGATCAGCGCGGTCGGCGACCGCCGGCGCGTCAAACATGAGCTCACCAAATCGATGGTGGAGCTGAACAGCTCGGTGCACCGCGATCTCGGTGAGCTGCACGCCGAACTGCGCGCCCTGACCCATACCGTCCGGCGCAGCGCGCAGCACCTGGGCTGTGACGTCTGCGGCGGTGGCCGCCACCTGAGCAACGACTGGCGCAAGCAGGTCATCAGCGACAGCGCGCGCTACAGGCAGTTGGCCAGCCGCTTTGGCTACCTCTCCAAGCTGGCCTGCGTGTTCGGCCAACACATTCACCTCGGCGTCAACGACGGGGACGAGGCGATGTACCTGTGCCATGCGCTGACGCCCTATTTTCCGCAGCTGATCGCGCTCAGCGCCTCGTCGCCGCTGTATCAGGGCGTCGACACGCACTTTGCCAGCTCCCGTTTCAGCGCGCAGAATTCCTTCCCCAACTACGGATGCCTGGAACACATCTACAGCTGGCGCGAATTCAACGCCTACTACGAACGGCTGAACGCCGCCGGCGTGATTGAAAGCGTCAAGGATATTTACTGGGATGCGCGGCCAAAACCGGAGCTGGGCACGGTGGAGATCCGCATCTGCGATACGCCGCTGCGCCTCGCGCACGCCGTGCTGCTGGTCGGTTACTGCCGCCTGCTGGCTGATTTTCTGTTGCAACACCGCTCGCCGATCGCGCCGGAATACGATGCCTTCACCCATTACAACAAGATCAACGCCTATCGCAGCGGTTTCGCCGCCGAATACGTCGATCCCGCGACGCTGCGCCGCAGCAGCCTGACCGCTCACATCCTGCACACGCTCGAAGCGCTGAGCGGTTTCGCCGAGCGACAGGAGGATCGGGCCGTGCTGCAGGCGGTCGAGCGTCATGTCCGCCAGGGCATCAGCGATTCGGAGCATATCCGCCAGATGTTGCACAACGGCCTGCCGCAGGCTCAGGTGATCAAGCGCCTGTGCGACGAGCTATTGCAACCGGCAAGTTAA
- a CDS encoding DUF3307 domain-containing protein encodes MDLTYAPLLAWLLLVHLLADFPLQPLSWVEDKIQHRARSRFLVLHALLHGVLAAWVVAGFGLLHGGLSSLQVLASLLVIAVSHYLIDLLKVTAMNRLSPARSFLLDQGLHLAVIALLWLGLTPNAGELIAALGRQLGRWQTGLVLVAYSLIYLPMSLLIGQLLAHWTPQMPPSAKADNDSLLRAGKQIGYLERTLILTFVLLGQIPAIGFLLAAKSIFRFGDLRQSDDKMRTEYVLLGTLFSFTLTIMLGLLVNKLL; translated from the coding sequence ATGGATCTGACCTATGCGCCCTTGCTGGCCTGGCTGTTGCTCGTCCACCTGCTGGCGGATTTTCCGCTGCAGCCGCTGAGTTGGGTGGAAGATAAAATCCAGCATCGCGCACGTTCACGTTTTCTGGTGTTGCACGCATTGCTGCACGGGGTGCTGGCCGCCTGGGTGGTGGCCGGTTTCGGCCTGCTGCACGGCGGGCTTTCTTCACTTCAGGTGCTGGCCAGCCTGCTGGTCATCGCCGTCAGCCACTACCTGATCGATTTGCTGAAAGTCACCGCGATGAACCGCCTGAGCCCGGCCCGCAGTTTCCTGCTCGATCAGGGATTGCATCTGGCGGTGATCGCCTTGCTGTGGCTGGGGCTGACGCCGAATGCCGGTGAACTGATCGCCGCGCTGGGGCGGCAACTGGGGCGTTGGCAAACCGGCCTGGTGCTGGTGGCCTACAGCCTGATTTATCTGCCGATGAGCCTGCTGATCGGGCAACTGCTGGCGCACTGGACGCCGCAAATGCCGCCTTCGGCCAAGGCCGACAACGACTCACTGCTGCGCGCGGGCAAACAGATTGGCTATCTGGAGAGAACGCTGATCCTGACCTTTGTGCTGCTGGGGCAAATCCCGGCGATCGGTTTTTTGCTGGCGGCCAAATCTATCTTCCGTTTCGGCGATCTGCGCCAGAGCGACGATAAGATGCGCACCGAGTATGTGCTGCTCGGCACGCTTTTTTCCTTCACGCTGACCATCATGCTCGGCCTGCTGGTCAACAAACTGCTGTAG